The Sphingobium sp. JS3065 genome includes a region encoding these proteins:
- the tilS gene encoding tRNA lysidine(34) synthetase TilS yields the protein MAEGDLETQLRQAVQALLDNAASARFGVAVSGGPDSMALLDLAARVFPGRVEAATVDHGLREASADEAAMVADWCMDAGIAHATLHPHGAVRGNVQSWARTQRYALLEEWRAARGLDWLLTAHHADDQLETLLMRLNRGAGVGGLAGVRARQGVVLRPLLGVRKAQLLAYALERGLRYVTDPSNSDPRFDRAALRAALADVDWMDAAAAGRSAAALAEAEEALDWMVDGIEANHVRPDGEGLALDRTDLPRELLRRLVLRMIERLQPDAPPPRGDAIDRLIAAARRGGKMSIGRLVLKGGSCWTLKVAPQRKWQ from the coding sequence ATGGCCGAGGGCGATCTTGAAACGCAACTGAGGCAAGCGGTCCAGGCTCTGTTGGACAATGCCGCCAGCGCCCGTTTCGGTGTAGCGGTGTCGGGCGGGCCGGACAGCATGGCCTTGCTCGATCTGGCGGCGCGGGTCTTTCCGGGACGGGTCGAGGCGGCGACGGTCGACCATGGCTTGCGGGAGGCTTCGGCGGACGAGGCGGCGATGGTCGCGGACTGGTGCATGGACGCGGGGATCGCGCATGCGACGCTGCATCCGCACGGCGCGGTGCGGGGCAATGTGCAAAGTTGGGCGCGGACGCAGCGCTATGCCCTGCTGGAAGAGTGGCGGGCGGCGCGGGGGCTGGACTGGCTGCTGACCGCGCATCATGCCGACGACCAGTTGGAAACGCTGCTGATGCGGCTCAACCGGGGCGCGGGGGTCGGCGGGCTTGCGGGTGTGCGGGCGCGGCAGGGCGTGGTGCTGCGGCCTTTGCTGGGCGTGCGCAAGGCTCAATTGCTGGCCTATGCGCTGGAGCGGGGCCTGCGGTATGTGACGGACCCTTCGAACAGCGATCCGCGCTTCGACCGGGCGGCGTTGCGTGCCGCCCTGGCGGACGTGGACTGGATGGACGCGGCTGCGGCGGGACGCAGCGCGGCGGCGCTGGCGGAGGCTGAGGAGGCGCTGGACTGGATGGTCGACGGGATCGAGGCGAATCATGTCCGGCCGGACGGAGAGGGGCTGGCGCTGGATCGGACGGACCTGCCGCGCGAACTGCTGCGCCGGTTGGTCCTGCGGATGATCGAGCGTTTGCAGCCCGATGCCCCGCCGCCGCGGGGGGATGCGATCGACCGGCTGATCGCGGCGGCGCGCCGGGGCGGGAAGATGAGCATCGGCCGCCTCGTGCTCAAGGGCGGGTCATGCTGGACCCTGAAGGTTGCACCGCAGCGCAAGTGGCAATGA
- a CDS encoding tetratricopeptide repeat protein, producing the protein MRNAFFATAALALIVLAPPAAAQNVSVDVRVDRLEKEMRAVQRKVFPAGAPLEAEITRPAAPAIVPGSPSSTPVADLTARVNALESQLASVTGQVEENSFKLKQLEDAFNRYKAEQESRAAPAVVPPPAVAPSAPAAAAAAARPTAPRPAANGASEERKTAVAAIERPLTGNEADDAYSYGFRLWSAKFYPEAQAQLKATVDKYGSTPVASKAANLLGRAYLDDGKPALASVAFYENYQKRPKGDRAADSLAYLGEALIQLKKPADACKVYAELEQVYGGSLSTGLRGMMDKGRARAKCTA; encoded by the coding sequence ATGCGTAACGCTTTTTTCGCGACGGCCGCACTGGCGCTGATCGTGCTCGCGCCGCCGGCCGCGGCCCAGAATGTCAGCGTCGACGTTCGGGTCGACCGGCTGGAAAAGGAAATGCGCGCCGTGCAGCGCAAGGTGTTTCCCGCCGGCGCGCCGCTGGAGGCGGAGATCACGCGCCCCGCCGCGCCCGCCATCGTGCCGGGATCGCCATCCTCCACGCCGGTCGCTGACCTGACGGCGCGGGTGAACGCGCTGGAATCGCAGCTTGCTTCCGTCACCGGGCAGGTCGAGGAAAACAGTTTCAAGCTGAAGCAGCTGGAGGATGCCTTCAACCGCTACAAGGCGGAGCAGGAAAGCCGCGCCGCGCCCGCCGTGGTGCCGCCGCCTGCCGTCGCCCCCTCCGCTCCGGCGGCGGCGGCGGCGGCGGCCCGGCCCACCGCGCCGCGCCCGGCGGCCAATGGCGCAAGCGAGGAGCGCAAGACCGCCGTCGCCGCGATCGAGCGGCCCTTGACCGGGAACGAGGCGGACGACGCCTATAGCTATGGCTTCCGCCTGTGGAGCGCGAAATTCTATCCGGAGGCGCAGGCGCAGTTGAAGGCCACGGTCGACAAATATGGTTCGACCCCCGTCGCCAGCAAGGCCGCGAACCTGCTGGGCCGCGCCTATCTGGACGACGGCAAGCCCGCGCTGGCGTCTGTCGCCTTCTACGAAAATTACCAGAAGCGGCCCAAGGGCGACCGCGCCGCCGACAGCCTGGCCTATCTGGGCGAGGCGCTGATCCAGCTCAAGAAACCCGCCGACGCCTGCAAGGTCTATGCGGAGCTGGAGCAGGTCTATGGCGGCAGCCTGTCGACCGGCCTGCGCGGCATGATGGACAAGGGCCGGGCCAGGGCCAAGTGCACGGCCTGA
- a CDS encoding helix-turn-helix domain-containing protein has translation MAEEAEQEPGVAAPEQRPGTPGARLRAAREAQGLSIQDIATRTRIAQRQLEAIERDDYAALPGIPYAVGFARAYARAIDVDEVAIAADVRNAVHNADLGSNRYEAFEPADPARVPSRALAWTAAAIVVVLVVGFAVWRTQVMTPPTGEEIAAQQAAPVPATVKPAGARPAAPVVQAVVFTANDDVWLRIYDEAGERLKDGLMKKGESFTLPANARNPMILTGRPQALSVTVGGKPIAPLGPPDRTIADVPVSAEALLARAAPAAVTGQAAPAPAPTPPASSPPVSSAPVAPAPAAAD, from the coding sequence ATGGCAGAAGAAGCGGAACAGGAACCCGGCGTCGCGGCGCCGGAACAGCGGCCCGGCACTCCCGGCGCGCGCCTGCGCGCCGCGCGGGAGGCGCAGGGATTGTCGATACAGGATATCGCCACCCGGACGCGCATCGCCCAGCGGCAGTTGGAGGCGATCGAGCGCGATGATTATGCCGCCCTGCCCGGCATTCCCTATGCGGTCGGTTTCGCCCGCGCCTATGCCCGCGCCATCGACGTGGATGAGGTGGCGATCGCCGCCGACGTGCGCAACGCCGTGCATAATGCGGACCTGGGCAGCAACCGTTATGAAGCGTTCGAACCTGCCGATCCGGCGCGCGTGCCATCCCGCGCGCTGGCCTGGACGGCGGCGGCCATCGTCGTGGTCCTGGTGGTGGGCTTCGCCGTCTGGCGCACGCAGGTGATGACGCCGCCGACAGGGGAGGAGATTGCCGCCCAACAGGCCGCGCCCGTGCCTGCGACGGTGAAACCGGCGGGCGCGCGCCCTGCCGCGCCGGTGGTGCAGGCAGTCGTGTTCACCGCGAATGACGATGTGTGGCTGCGCATCTATGACGAGGCGGGCGAGCGGCTGAAGGACGGGCTGATGAAGAAGGGGGAAAGCTTCACCCTTCCCGCCAATGCCCGCAATCCGATGATCCTGACCGGGCGGCCGCAGGCGCTGAGCGTGACGGTCGGCGGCAAGCCCATCGCGCCGCTGGGACCGCCGGATCGCACCATCGCCGACGTGCCCGTCAGTGCAGAGGCGCTGCTGGCGCGCGCGGCGCCTGCTGCGGTGACGGGGCAGGCCGCTCCGGCCCCAGCCCCCACTCCTCCAGCTTCCTCTCCTCCGGTCTCCTCTGCTCCGGTCGCGCCCGCGCCCGCCGCTGCCGACTGA
- the ptsP gene encoding phosphoenolpyruvate--protein phosphotransferase, which yields MPSTPAAAARQILIRLQEVMAARTSAQAKLNKVVEIIGESLSSEVCSIYLVREGLLELFATRGLKQEAVHVTRMAMGEGLVGMIATNVETLNLDEAASHPDYSYRPETGEELFHSFAGVPIVRRERAIGVLCVQHVEPRRYEEVEIEALQTVAMVMSELIANAELADDGPLDSRVQDTGSLVLHGLQLVMGMARGHVVFHQPRVHIEHTVAEDTEAERARVISAFTKMREQIDRMTGAAEFGTEGEHQEVLETYKMFAYDEGWARRINEAIDSGLTAEAAIERVQQRTRMRMRQIDDPLLQDRMHDLEDMANRLLRIVSGQLGTAAQLGLRQDAILIARNLGPAELLEYDRRRLKGVILEEGSLTAHVTIVARAMGVPVLGRVRDIRHQVNEGDLILMDVADNNLLIRPTPDMEEAFENKLHVTQKRRAEFVAMRDLPSVTVDGQRIELMVNAGLREDAQALDLVGADGIGLFRTEFQFLVSATLPQREKQQRLYRDVLDAAGDRPVIFRTVDIGGDKALPYMSRDAEEELEDNPAMGWRALRLALDRDGLMKAQARALLEAAAGKVLHVMFPMVSEPWEYEQARALVEHQREWLVAQKKKLPVAIRYGAMLEVPALAEVLDLLLPRLDFLSIGTNDLTQFLFAADRAHPRLAERYDWLSIAILRFLDRVVRACEAHEVPVGVCGEMGGRTLEAMALIGLGVRRLSITPASVGPVKAMIRTLDATELRGVMRDLLDRGVVDIRSALVDWAGEHAIELN from the coding sequence ATGCCCAGCACGCCCGCCGCCGCCGCCCGCCAGATACTCATCCGCCTGCAGGAAGTCATGGCGGCGCGCACCAGCGCGCAGGCGAAGCTGAACAAGGTGGTGGAGATCATCGGCGAATCCCTGTCGAGCGAGGTCTGCTCCATCTATCTGGTGCGCGAAGGGCTGCTGGAACTGTTCGCCACCCGGGGTTTGAAGCAGGAGGCCGTCCACGTCACCCGCATGGCGATGGGCGAGGGGCTGGTCGGCATGATCGCCACCAATGTGGAGACGCTGAACCTGGACGAGGCGGCGTCCCATCCCGACTATAGCTATCGCCCGGAAACGGGGGAGGAACTGTTCCACAGCTTCGCCGGCGTGCCGATCGTGCGGCGGGAGCGCGCCATCGGCGTGCTGTGCGTCCAGCATGTCGAGCCGCGCCGCTATGAGGAAGTGGAGATAGAGGCGTTGCAGACCGTGGCGATGGTGATGTCCGAATTGATCGCCAATGCGGAACTGGCCGATGACGGTCCGCTGGACAGCCGGGTGCAGGATACGGGCAGTTTGGTGCTGCACGGGTTGCAGCTCGTCATGGGCATGGCGCGGGGGCATGTGGTGTTCCACCAGCCGCGCGTGCATATCGAACATACCGTCGCCGAGGATACGGAGGCGGAGCGCGCCCGCGTCATTTCCGCCTTCACCAAGATGCGCGAGCAGATCGACCGCATGACCGGCGCGGCCGAATTCGGCACGGAGGGCGAGCATCAGGAGGTGCTCGAAACCTACAAGATGTTCGCCTATGACGAGGGTTGGGCGCGGCGCATCAACGAAGCGATCGACAGCGGCCTGACCGCCGAGGCCGCCATAGAGCGCGTGCAGCAGCGCACCCGCATGCGCATGCGGCAGATAGACGACCCCCTGCTCCAGGACCGGATGCACGATCTGGAGGATATGGCGAACCGGCTGCTGCGCATCGTGTCGGGGCAGTTGGGCACGGCGGCGCAGCTTGGATTGCGGCAGGACGCCATCCTGATCGCCCGCAACCTGGGGCCGGCGGAACTGCTGGAATATGACCGGCGGCGGCTGAAAGGGGTGATATTGGAGGAAGGGTCGCTGACCGCCCATGTCACCATCGTCGCCCGCGCGATGGGCGTGCCGGTGCTGGGCCGCGTGCGCGACATCCGCCATCAGGTGAATGAGGGCGACCTGATCCTGATGGACGTGGCCGACAACAACCTGCTGATCCGCCCGACGCCCGACATGGAGGAGGCGTTCGAGAACAAGCTGCATGTGACGCAGAAGCGCCGGGCCGAATTCGTGGCCATGCGCGACCTGCCCTCCGTCACCGTCGACGGGCAGCGGATCGAATTGATGGTGAATGCGGGTCTGCGCGAGGATGCGCAGGCGCTGGACCTGGTCGGCGCGGACGGCATCGGCCTGTTCCGCACCGAATTCCAGTTCCTGGTGTCCGCCACGCTGCCGCAGCGGGAGAAGCAGCAGCGGCTCTATCGCGACGTGCTGGACGCGGCGGGCGACCGGCCGGTCATCTTCCGCACCGTCGACATCGGCGGCGACAAGGCGCTGCCCTATATGTCCCGCGACGCGGAGGAGGAGCTGGAGGACAATCCCGCCATGGGCTGGCGCGCATTGCGGCTGGCGCTGGACCGGGATGGCCTCATGAAGGCGCAGGCCCGCGCCCTGCTGGAGGCGGCGGCGGGCAAGGTGCTGCACGTCATGTTCCCGATGGTGTCGGAACCCTGGGAATATGAGCAGGCGAGGGCGCTGGTCGAACATCAGCGCGAATGGCTGGTGGCGCAGAAGAAGAAATTGCCGGTCGCGATACGCTATGGCGCGATGCTGGAGGTGCCCGCGCTGGCGGAGGTGCTGGACCTGCTGCTGCCCAGGCTGGATTTCCTGTCGATCGGCACCAATGACCTGACGCAGTTCCTGTTCGCCGCCGACCGCGCCCATCCCCGGCTGGCGGAGCGTTACGACTGGCTCAGCATCGCCATATTGCGCTTCCTGGACCGCGTGGTGCGCGCCTGCGAGGCGCATGAGGTGCCCGTCGGCGTCTGCGGCGAGATGGGCGGGCGCACGCTGGAGGCGATGGCGCTGATCGGTCTGGGCGTGCGGCGTCTGTCGATCACCCCGGCGTCGGTCGGGCCGGTCAAGGCGATGATCCGCACGCTGGATGCGACCGAACTGCGCGGCGTCATGCGCGACCTGCTGGACAGGGGCGTGGTCGATATTCGTTCGGCGCTGGTCGACTGGGCCGGTGAACATGCTATTGAATTGAATTAA
- a CDS encoding pyridoxal phosphate-dependent aminotransferase, whose amino-acid sequence MAEIDNKAFEQDLIERGYSRRQMGKVAALLGAGAAALRVTGAVAQQAAKAVEGAVRIGANECWTGPFPVAAQAAYKLVQEGNRYEPNDEHAKLFAAVAAVEGIPADRITAWPGSSDPLSRVAVAYASPTRGIVTGNPTYEAIWRTGDWLGAKVTKVPLTKDYAHDVKAMLAADPNAGVYYICSPNNPSGTMTSLADIQWLADNKPKDAILVVDEAYIHWFDGPNAAKMAATRDDVLILRTFSKLFGMAGMRLGLTFSSPAIMEKMMRYDGGQVTAMLPMTAVACGTVSVAQADLIKARRAEMIANREMAVTHLKKKGIKVIPGSQANMFMVDWGKPAKEMQATLLAENVQIGRNWPIWPTVSRVSVGSAEEMKAFCDAVDKVWKA is encoded by the coding sequence ATGGCAGAAATCGACAACAAGGCGTTCGAACAGGATTTGATCGAACGGGGCTATTCCCGCCGCCAGATGGGCAAGGTCGCGGCTTTGCTGGGCGCGGGCGCGGCTGCCCTGCGCGTCACCGGCGCCGTGGCGCAGCAGGCCGCGAAGGCTGTCGAGGGCGCCGTGCGCATCGGCGCCAACGAATGCTGGACCGGCCCCTTCCCGGTCGCCGCGCAAGCCGCCTACAAGCTGGTGCAGGAGGGCAATCGTTACGAGCCCAATGACGAACATGCCAAGCTGTTCGCCGCCGTCGCCGCCGTGGAGGGCATTCCCGCCGACCGCATCACCGCCTGGCCCGGCTCCAGCGATCCGCTGAGCCGCGTCGCTGTCGCCTATGCCTCGCCCACGCGCGGCATCGTCACCGGCAACCCGACCTATGAAGCCATCTGGCGCACCGGCGACTGGCTGGGCGCGAAGGTGACGAAGGTGCCGCTGACCAAGGATTACGCCCATGACGTGAAGGCGATGCTGGCGGCAGACCCCAATGCGGGCGTCTATTATATCTGCTCGCCCAACAATCCCAGCGGCACGATGACCTCGCTCGCCGACATCCAGTGGCTGGCCGACAACAAGCCCAAGGACGCGATCCTGGTCGTCGACGAAGCCTATATCCACTGGTTCGACGGCCCCAACGCCGCGAAGATGGCCGCGACCCGCGACGACGTGCTGATCCTGCGCACCTTCTCCAAGCTGTTCGGCATGGCGGGCATGCGCCTGGGCCTCACCTTCTCCAGCCCCGCCATCATGGAAAAGATGATGCGCTATGACGGGGGCCAGGTGACGGCGATGCTGCCGATGACCGCCGTCGCCTGCGGCACCGTGTCGGTGGCGCAGGCCGACCTTATCAAGGCGCGCCGCGCCGAAATGATCGCCAACCGCGAAATGGCCGTCACGCATCTGAAGAAGAAGGGGATCAAGGTGATCCCCGGCAGCCAGGCCAATATGTTCATGGTCGATTGGGGCAAGCCCGCCAAGGAGATGCAGGCCACGCTCCTGGCCGAAAATGTGCAGATCGGGCGCAACTGGCCGATCTGGCCCACGGTTTCCCGCGTGTCCGTCGGCTCGGCGGAAGAGATGAAGGCCTTCTGCGACGCCGTGGACAAGGTCTGGAAAGCCTGA
- a CDS encoding pyridoxal phosphate-dependent aminotransferase, with product MTMMLDKDAREDLLERGYSRRTIGKISALMAAGAAAGNLLVQPALAQQQAGRGIKGAVRIGANECWTGPFEPGVQAAAKAAAVGNWYDPDNYKGDLIATVAKVEGIPESHVMLWPGSGGPLVSTVAAFCSPTKGLVTADPTFESAWRTADYLKAPIAKAPQAIGQGHDVKAMLAANPNAGLYYICTPNNPTGTITPMADIEWLLANKPKDSFLLVDEAYIHWYDGPNAAKLVAGRKDLIVMRTFSKLFGMAGVRLGLTFADPEVQKRISLFGPTAGGLSITAMACGNAVYSETGLIKARRAEMIANRDETIAWLAKKGIEVHPGSHANMFMVDWKTKPAKEMQAALLATPEKVQIGRNWPIWPTVSRVTVGSADDMAKFRSAVEKVYKG from the coding sequence ATGACCATGATGTTGGATAAGGACGCCCGCGAAGACCTGCTCGAACGGGGCTATTCCCGCCGCACGATCGGCAAGATTTCCGCCCTCATGGCTGCCGGCGCGGCGGCCGGCAACCTGCTGGTCCAGCCCGCCCTCGCGCAGCAGCAGGCGGGGCGCGGCATCAAGGGCGCGGTGCGGATCGGCGCCAACGAATGCTGGACCGGCCCGTTCGAACCCGGCGTGCAGGCCGCCGCGAAGGCCGCCGCGGTCGGCAACTGGTACGATCCGGACAATTACAAGGGCGACCTGATCGCCACCGTCGCCAAGGTGGAGGGCATTCCGGAATCCCACGTCATGCTGTGGCCGGGTTCGGGCGGCCCGCTGGTCAGCACGGTGGCGGCCTTCTGCTCGCCCACCAAGGGGCTGGTCACCGCCGATCCGACCTTCGAATCCGCCTGGCGCACCGCCGATTATCTGAAGGCCCCCATCGCCAAGGCGCCCCAGGCCATCGGCCAGGGCCATGACGTCAAGGCGATGCTGGCCGCCAATCCCAATGCCGGGCTTTATTATATCTGCACGCCCAACAACCCCACCGGCACCATCACGCCGATGGCCGACATCGAATGGCTGCTGGCGAACAAGCCCAAGGATTCCTTCCTGCTGGTCGATGAAGCCTATATCCACTGGTATGACGGCCCCAACGCCGCGAAGCTGGTGGCGGGCCGCAAGGACCTGATCGTCATGCGGACCTTCTCCAAGCTGTTCGGCATGGCGGGCGTGCGGCTGGGCCTGACCTTCGCGGACCCCGAAGTGCAGAAGCGCATCAGCCTGTTCGGCCCCACGGCGGGCGGCCTGTCGATCACCGCCATGGCCTGCGGCAACGCGGTCTATTCCGAAACGGGCCTGATCAAGGCCCGCCGCGCGGAGATGATCGCCAACCGCGACGAAACCATCGCCTGGCTCGCCAAGAAGGGCATAGAAGTGCATCCCGGCAGCCACGCCAACATGTTCATGGTGGATTGGAAGACCAAGCCTGCCAAGGAGATGCAGGCCGCCCTCCTCGCCACGCCGGAAAAGGTGCAGATCGGGCGCAACTGGCCGATCTGGCCCACCGTATCCCGCGTCACCGTCGGTTCGGCGGACGACATGGCGAAATTCCGCTCGGCGGTGGAGAAGGTCTACAAGGGCTGA
- a CDS encoding SRPBCC family protein produces MSAEYELSVTCHIAAPRGIVWRVWTDLKDEWFCPKPWRAEVIEEDMRPGGRSAVRMFGPDGEDTGPMEGVFLEVVPQEKVVTTDAYASGWIPQTPFMTAIWSFADEGEGTRFTATARHWDAETLKKHKEMGFHPGWDQMAEQFKALCEASAASA; encoded by the coding sequence ATGAGCGCGGAATATGAACTGTCGGTGACATGCCATATCGCCGCGCCGCGGGGGATCGTATGGCGGGTGTGGACGGACCTGAAGGACGAGTGGTTCTGTCCCAAGCCCTGGCGCGCCGAGGTGATCGAGGAGGATATGCGGCCCGGCGGGCGGAGCGCGGTGCGCATGTTCGGTCCCGATGGCGAGGATACGGGACCGATGGAGGGCGTGTTTCTGGAGGTGGTGCCGCAGGAAAAGGTCGTGACCACCGACGCCTATGCTTCGGGATGGATTCCGCAGACGCCCTTCATGACGGCGATCTGGAGCTTTGCCGATGAGGGGGAGGGAACGCGCTTCACAGCCACGGCCCGGCATTGGGATGCGGAAACGCTGAAGAAGCATAAGGAAATGGGCTTCCATCCTGGGTGGGACCAGATGGCGGAGCAGTTCAAGGCATTATGCGAGGCGTCGGCGGCGAGCGCTTAG
- a CDS encoding VOC family protein, producing MSSISPCLWYNGQAEEAARFYVSIFGGSVDFINRFPPDQPTPAPFKGGDVLMVEFTLFGDSYQALNGGPEFGFTEAVSLSVACRDQAEIDRYFDALTADGGSPGPCGWLKDKYGLSWQLVTQEIMDLYKTGDGPGIQRMMTEMMTMQKLDTARMKAAFEGAAS from the coding sequence ATGTCCAGTATTTCACCCTGCCTGTGGTATAATGGGCAGGCGGAGGAAGCGGCGCGCTTCTACGTCTCCATCTTCGGCGGGTCGGTGGATTTCATCAACCGCTTTCCGCCGGATCAGCCCACGCCTGCCCCCTTCAAGGGCGGGGATGTGCTGATGGTCGAATTCACCCTGTTCGGCGACAGCTATCAGGCATTGAACGGCGGGCCGGAATTCGGCTTTACCGAGGCGGTTTCGCTGTCCGTCGCGTGCAGGGATCAGGCGGAGATCGACCGCTATTTCGACGCCCTGACCGCCGATGGGGGGTCGCCGGGGCCGTGCGGTTGGCTGAAGGACAAATATGGCCTGTCCTGGCAATTGGTGACGCAGGAGATCATGGACCTCTACAAGACCGGCGACGGGCCGGGCATCCAGCGGATGATGACGGAGATGATGACCATGCAGAAGCTGGATACCGCCCGGATGAAGGCGGCTTTCGAAGGCGCGGCGTCATGA
- a CDS encoding VOC family protein, with product MTDLNGRFFWYELMTSDPAAALAFYGDVVGWTAQAFGGGHDYQVVSGSAGPTGGIMAIPAEAAAHGMTPWWGGYIGSADVDADAERLTAAGGSVKRAPEDIIGVGRFAVMADPGGAAFMLLKGSSPDGMDAPSPMANGHIGWHELYSGDFDADLAFYTSQFGWGKGEAMDMGEMGSYQLFSQDGSTDFDGMSGGMMARPTEMPVPLWLFYFVVPDIDVATDKVKAGGGTVLNGPMQVPGGAWIIQATDPQGAMFALVGMRAVEG from the coding sequence ATGACCGATCTGAACGGCAGATTCTTCTGGTATGAACTGATGACCAGCGATCCGGCGGCGGCCCTGGCCTTTTACGGCGATGTCGTCGGCTGGACGGCGCAGGCCTTTGGCGGCGGCCATGACTATCAGGTGGTTTCGGGCAGCGCCGGGCCGACCGGCGGGATCATGGCGATCCCGGCGGAGGCGGCGGCACATGGCATGACGCCATGGTGGGGCGGCTATATCGGATCGGCGGATGTGGATGCCGATGCCGAAAGGCTGACCGCGGCGGGCGGCAGCGTGAAGCGCGCGCCGGAGGATATAATCGGCGTCGGGCGCTTCGCGGTGATGGCCGATCCGGGCGGGGCGGCGTTCATGCTGCTCAAGGGGTCCAGTCCGGACGGGATGGATGCGCCGTCGCCGATGGCGAACGGGCATATCGGCTGGCATGAATTGTACAGCGGCGATTTCGACGCCGATCTGGCCTTCTACACATCCCAGTTCGGATGGGGGAAGGGCGAGGCGATGGATATGGGCGAGATGGGCAGTTACCAGCTTTTCTCGCAGGACGGGTCGACGGACTTTGACGGCATGAGCGGCGGCATGATGGCGCGACCCACGGAAATGCCCGTGCCGCTTTGGCTGTTCTACTTCGTCGTGCCGGATATCGATGTCGCGACCGACAAGGTGAAGGCGGGCGGCGGCACCGTGCTGAACGGGCCGATGCAGGTGCCGGGCGGGGCATGGATCATCCAGGCGACCGATCCGCAGGGCGCGATGTTCGCGCTGGTCGGCATGCGCGCGGTCGAGGGATAA
- a CDS encoding DUF1428 domain-containing protein, with amino-acid sequence MSYMDGFVIPVPKGNKERYREVAAYAAPIFIEHGALRIVECWANDIKPGKVNDFRTAVIAEEDEDVVFSWIEWPDKETRDAGAEKVMNDPRMQPKEGEDMPFIGARLIYGGFEVLLDAKA; translated from the coding sequence ATGAGCTATATGGACGGTTTCGTGATCCCGGTGCCGAAGGGCAACAAGGAACGGTACAGGGAAGTGGCGGCCTATGCCGCGCCGATCTTCATCGAACATGGCGCGCTGCGGATCGTGGAATGCTGGGCGAACGACATCAAGCCGGGCAAGGTCAACGACTTCCGCACCGCCGTCATCGCGGAGGAGGATGAGGATGTCGTCTTTTCCTGGATCGAATGGCCCGACAAGGAAACGCGCGACGCAGGCGCGGAGAAGGTCATGAACGACCCCCGGATGCAGCCGAAGGAGGGGGAGGATATGCCCTTCATCGGCGCGCGGCTGATCTATGGCGGTTTCGAGGTGTTGCTGGACGCCAAGGCTTGA
- a CDS encoding SDR family oxidoreductase encodes MRKSGNTILITGGGSGIGAALAHELYAAGNQVIIAGRRQAALDAVVADHPGMAALTVDMGDAAAIAAFADRLVADFPALNVVIHNAGIMVVEDRIDLAIAEATVVTNLLGPIRLTHALLPHLLAQPAATLMTVTSGLAFVPLAATPTYSATKAALHSWSQSMRWQLKGTGVEVIELAPPGVQTDLMPGHAENPQMMPLDEFIAEVMGLLRQEPALEEICVERVKFLREAERRGEFDQVFGVLNAGH; translated from the coding sequence ATGCGGAAAAGCGGCAACACCATCCTCATCACCGGCGGCGGATCGGGCATCGGCGCGGCGCTGGCCCATGAATTATATGCGGCCGGCAATCAGGTGATCATCGCCGGACGGCGGCAGGCGGCTTTGGATGCCGTCGTGGCGGATCATCCGGGCATGGCGGCTTTGACCGTCGATATGGGGGACGCGGCGGCGATCGCGGCCTTTGCCGACAGGCTGGTCGCGGATTTCCCGGCGCTCAACGTCGTGATCCACAATGCCGGGATCATGGTGGTGGAGGACCGGATCGACCTGGCCATCGCGGAGGCGACCGTCGTCACCAATTTGCTGGGGCCGATCCGGCTGACCCATGCCCTGTTGCCGCATCTGCTGGCGCAGCCCGCCGCGACGCTGATGACGGTGACGTCGGGCCTGGCCTTTGTCCCGCTGGCGGCGACGCCGACCTATAGCGCGACCAAGGCGGCGCTCCATAGCTGGTCGCAGTCGATGCGCTGGCAGCTCAAGGGGACCGGCGTCGAAGTGATCGAACTGGCGCCGCCGGGCGTGCAGACCGACCTGATGCCGGGGCATGCGGAAAACCCGCAGATGATGCCGCTGGACGAATTTATCGCGGAGGTCATGGGGCTGCTGCGGCAGGAACCCGCGCTGGAGGAAATCTGCGTCGAGCGGGTGAAGTTCCTGCGCGAAGCGGAGCGGCGCGGTGAATTCGACCAGGTGTTCGGGGTGCTGAACGCGGGGCATTGA